One window of Perca flavescens isolate YP-PL-M2 chromosome 15, PFLA_1.0, whole genome shotgun sequence genomic DNA carries:
- the LOC114569210 gene encoding DELTA-thalatoxin-Avl1a — protein MASKELTYRECTIEIENKCPEFTLCNPQLYTKSGFCKSPLPPTLGPSESGKAQFNKTSFSARGAVGVFTYDIQNESKEECLEKVAVMFSVPYDYIMYSNMYAVGAFDNNRKGDEILFEEMCNNTNPQSGFVRGKAKDSQSLTHKGEHVTVRATMSNSATSVVKVQVCIK, from the exons ATGGCGAGTAAAGAATTAACCTATCGCGAGTGCACCATTGAGATTGAGAATAAGTGCCCTGAGTTCACCCTGTGTAACCCACA GTTGTACACTAAAAGTGGTTTCTGTAAGAGTCCTCTGCCGCCAACACTTGGCCCGTCTGAATCCGGCAAAGCTCAGTTCAACAAGACTTCTTTCTCGGCACGTGGAGCTGTTGGAGTCTTCACTTACGATATCCAGAATGAGTCCAAAGAGGAATGCCTTGAAAAAGTGGCTGTCATGTTCTCTGTCCCTTATGACTACATCATGTACTCGAACATGTATGCAGTGGGAGCCTTCGACAATAATAGAAAGGGTGATGAAATCCTTTTTGAAGAGATGTGTAACAACACCAACCCACAGTCAGGGTTTGTCAGAGGTAAAGCTAAAGACTCCCAAAGTCTGACTCACAAAGGTGAACATGTTACCGTCCGAGCTACCATGTCAAACAGTGCCACATCTGTCGTCAAGGTACAGGTGTGCATCAAATGA